The following nucleotide sequence is from Bacillus sp. (in: firmicutes).
TCAATTATTTTATTGAAATTGCCACTGGCAGCTCAACGAATAAACTAAAACGTTGGGATGATAAAATGCGAATAACAGTCTTAGGAGATCCAACAGTAGCTGATCTTGCCACAATTAAGTCAACAGCGAATGAAATAAATCAATTAATTAATGAAGACAAAATTTCGGTAGTTGCTCAAAATGAAAATCCGAACGTCGAACTGTATTTTATCCGCCTGAATGACTTCGAATACCGCTTTAGCGAAGCGAACGATGAAGACTACGGTCAACTATACGTATGGAATCAAGAAGGCCTAGCGAAAAACTACTTTAAAAATGAATTAAACAAAGCTGTCATTTTAATCGCTGAAAACGAACTAAACCAAACAGAACGTGATTATTTTATCAGAAAAAAAATCACCCAATCATTAGGCCTACTGCATGAATCATGGAAATATGAAAACAGCATTTTCTATCAAAACGATGATAAACCAAAAACATTAACCGACCTAGACAAACAATTAATAAAAATCCTTTATTATCAAAGATTACAACCGGGTATGGATGCAAAAACAATCAAAAAGGAACTAACAAATTCCTGATGGGACAGGGGGACAGGTTTCCTGTCCCGAAATAAATGATAATTTGATATGTCTAATAAAATCAAATTAATAGAACGTGAAAATTTAATCACCATAACATATTAAGTACATGGAGGGGACATTTTTGGAGAAGCCGTGCCAAGTAAAAATACTTTGATTATTTCCCATATGTATATTAATATATATATATGATAATCATAAAAAAGAAGCAGCTGGGACTGCAATCCCAAACGGCTGGCACAATTCAACGCTGCAAGAGCAGTACAGCTATAAAAGTTTTTGATCAAGAAATAGACCATTACCTTGGTGGGGCGGTCTATTTCTTTTTGTTTAGTGTCAATAGCGCAAAGATTACGCCGATAAGTGTTAATGTAAATACACCAAAGTTTAATGCCAGCTTTGCTGCATCATATGACACCATTGTCTCACCCCCTTTCTGATGGGGATGAGCTGACCGCCCCTGCGAGCTGTATGGAATTGTACTTAAAAAATTATAGCACATAAATTACAGAAAGAAAAAAGCCGCTTATTCCCCCTGTTTGGTGCCCCATAAGGCATGATAATCAATGGAAAACACGATGCCACCCCGTCATTCTTTTTGGCTACTTCCGAAAAACGACTTTGTCTTCAAGCTTTTACTAGGTACTGATAACAAGCAATCAAAAGAACTGCTCATCCATTTCTTAAACGATTTATTCCAAGTGCCAAAAGGCCAAAGTATCCCTAATGTTCATCTTAAAAACCCACATCTAAAGAAAGAACATCTCACAAACAAAGCCTCCATCCTAGATATCAAAGCACAAATTCCTGGCATGGGCATCATCAGCATTGAAATGCAGCTAGAAAATCAATATAATATGGATAAAAGATCATTATTCTATTGCGCGAAGCTAATCGCAGAACAACTCGATGATGGTGATAATTACAAAAAACTCCGTAAAACAACAGCCATCAATCTACTTGATTTCAACTATTTTAATCAAAAAAATTACCACAGCATCTACCACTTAACAGAGAGAGAAACAGGAACCCCTTACCCAAGTATACTTGAACTACACTTCATCGAAATGAAAGAATTTAAAAAAATGCGTCAAGCAGGAAAGCTTGACAAAAACGACCGACTAGCCAAATGGATTGAATTCTTTTCAAATGAAGATGACAGCCAGTGGAGAATCATGGCCTCCAAACATCCCATAATAAAAAAGGCGGTGGACAGATTGGAAATCATAAGCCAAGACCCAGAAAACAGACATGATTATGAAATAAGATTGAAAACCCTAAAGGATATGACTTCGTTTAAAGAAGGAGCAAGAGAAGAAGGTTGGTTAAAAGGAATAGCAAAAGGCAAAGCAGAAGGAAAAATCGAAGGTAAGCTTGAAGTGGCATTAGAAATGCTTCGCGAAGGGGTCGATTTAAACTTTATCGCCAAGTTCACAGGACTCACAGAAGAACAACTATTAAAATTACAAAATAACTTGAAGACGGACCATTAAGATGAATTCCGCTACTTGAGGGCCCACGACCCTCTTTTTTTTTGCTTAGAAAAAAGTGCAAAAATAATCGTCCTAGGTGCCTGTCATCTTGCAACGTAACTCCAACCGAATATATTCACGAAAACGAAGTTAACGTCCTCAAACAAAGAAAGGTGCACATCGCTAGGTGACAGGCACCAGAAAACGATAGCTAACGGGAAAATATCAGTTTGAGAAATTAAAGGATCTAATTCTTCAAATGAGCGCTATTGGCATCAAATTGGTCGTCATTGTATAATAGTAAATAATAAATACTAGGGTGCGAAGGGTGATGAATCGCAAATGAAGCTTCAAAATCCACACGATAAGTTTTTTAAAGAATCATTGGGAAACATTGAGACAGCAAAGGATTTTATCACCTATTACTTACCATAACACATTAGACAAGTAATCGATTTGAACACATTGGAACCGCAAAAAGACAGTTTTGTTAACCCAGAGTTAGAAGAAGTTTTTCTGATTTACTGTTCAAGGTTGATATTTGTAACAAAGAAGGCTACTTATACTTTTTGTTTGAACATAAAAGTTATCTTGACAAAGGGGTTCCTTTTCAGCTGTTGAAGTACATGGTTGAAATTTGGGAATACAAACGAAACAAGGAACATGTAAAAGAATTACCCATCATCATTCCGCTCGTCCTTTATCATGGACAACAAAAATGGACGCTACCGTCTAGTTTAGGAGGGCTTTTACATGGCTATGAGGAGTTACCAGAAAAAGTGAGAGTGTATGCGCTAAACCTCCAGTATTTACGATATCTCCCTTTACACGGATGAAAATATAAAAGGATCCGCGCAAACACGCATTATGCTAACACTTTTACGTGATATGCTAACAAAAAACGGCGAAGCCCTTCGCCAATCCATTCATAATGCCCTTTATTATTTGATTGATTTGGAAGACAAACAAACAGGTGTTGGTTATTTAGAAACGATGATGCGATATATTTTTAGTGTTGCGAGGGATTTAACGAAATCGGACGTTGAACGAATGATTCAGAAATTAGAAGAAAATTATGTGGAAGGGAGCGAATTAGCCATGACTTTAGCGGAAATGTGGAGAGAAGAAGGTATGGAAAAAGGGTTAGAAAGAGGATTAGAGAAAGGTTTAGAAAAAGGAAGGAAATTAGGAAAAACGGAAGCATTATCGGAGGTGGCTCTACTTCAATTAACCAATAAACTGGGTGCATTACCACAAGATATGAAGGATGCAATATCACAGGCGGATTTACCAACCCTCCAGCTTATCTTAACGAATATCTTCTCTATTCAGCATCTTGATGAAGTTAGACGATATATCCATTAATAACGGGACAGGAAACCTGTCCCATATTACTGAAAAAGTAGCTTTCATAATGCATATATATTTCAAATATATGGCAATTGGACAATAAATGGCCTTGGGCGGACAATAAGTTGCCTAATCTCGACAATAAATGACTCTTATTGGACAATAAAAGTCATTCTAGGACAATAAGTTTGAAATGGCTCGATTTTTTCAGTGGTCTCAACCTGTCCCCCTGTCCCTTTCGTCTTGTGACACGTTGAGTGCGTGGTTGGGATATATTTGAGGGAAGCCAAGTAAAAATATTTTGATTATTACCGTGTAGTATAATATTATATAATTAAGATTATCATAAAAAATAGCCGCTGGGACGGCAATCCCAAACGGCTTGTACAATTCAACGCTGCAAGAGCAGTACAGCTCAGTGGAAAATTAGTCATGAAATAGACCTTTACCCTTGCAGAGGAGGTCTATTTCTTTTTGTTTAGTGTCAATAGCGCAATAATTACGCTGAGTAGTGTTAGCGTAAAAATACTGAAATTCAATGCTAAATTTGCCGCATCATATGACACCATATTCTCACCCCCTTTCTAATGGGGATGAGCCGACCGCCCCTGCGAGCTGTATGGAATTGTACTTGGAAAAATTATAGCATATAAATAGCACAGTGGATGAAAAAATTAGAGTGTGTGGTTGGGGTATATTTAGTGGAATAGGTTGAAGAAAATTATAAGAACGTAAAAAAGTATCTTGAGAGAAGTGTGATTGGTTCATACTTCTCTTTTTTGTTGTAAGCGTCGCTTACTTTTTTGTTTATAGAAAGAAGAGGGACTTAAATCATTTTCATCCCCAAAAAGTGCTCCTAACAGGATTGTATGTATATTCTAAATTAAGGTGGGGTATTAATGATGTTTTATGATACAAAAGTTGAAATTTTGGCGAATCGAATATCACCACCAATTGAAACTGTACAGGGAGATTTACAGCCACATAGTAAGAAATATAGATATGAAGATAGCTATGAATTACAAACCACAAAACGATTATTTTGTGACCGTGTTTCTATATCAGAAGTTCTTTTGGAACGTATTGGGTCAAATTCAAAAACTCCAGATTGAATAACCCCAAACATTAGGGCTATTCTAACTGAAAAAAATGTATTTTTTCAGTCAAGGGTGAAGTCTGCTCAAAATCAGACTAAATATGGAATAAAATTCAAATAGTTGGATTTTAAACCGGTAAATTGTTCCCTTTGCCAAAGGTTCAAGAAATTATAATGACCACTTTTTAAATATGCTAATTAAGAATGAAGAATTTATTATAGGAGATCTTGTTTGGAAATTACCTCAAATTATGAACTAGATTAATAATATATTATTAATAGCTTAATTAGGGGAATGACAATGGTTTAGCTATTCAAAAAGCATAGTATTTAGTATGAAGACAAAGTTATATCCCTTTCAACGTCCCATGACATGTCAAGTACTTGAATGGGATATATTTTTAAGTGAGTATGGTAATCGGTCCACAACACTACGCCTGAAATGAATGACCAACAAGAAGATTTAAAGAAACAGGCCCCTCTTACGCAAGTATACCCGAACTACACTTTATCGAAATGAATGAATTTTGAAAAACTGCATCAAGCAGGAGAACTTGACAAAAACGATCGACTAGCTAAATGGATTGAATTCTTTTCAAATGAAGATGATGGACAGTGGAGAATCATGGCCTCCAAACATCCGATAATAAAAAAGGCGGTGAATAGATTGGAAATTATAAGCCAAAACCCAGAAAATAGATACGAGTATGAAATTAGACAAAAAACCTTGAAAGACATGGCCTCGTTTAAAGAAGGGGCAAGAGAAGAAGGTTGGTTAGAAGGAATAGCAAAAGGCAAAGCAGAAGGTAAAATCGAAATAGCTGTGAAAATTCTTCGAAAAGGCATTGAAATTGAAACGATTGCTGAATTCACAGGTTTTACAATTGAAAAAAATATTAGAATTACAAAAAATATTGAGAAGGATTACTAAGATGAATTCCGTTTTATTTTCACCGCATCAAAACACGTCTAATACTCGACGCGAATATATTTTTACAGAGCGGGCTCACGGACTACGCCCATAGGGCGAAGGGCAGATTACAGAGGGTCTGGCACTCTTATCCGCCTACTCCCACTGATGAAAGGGCAATAAATTGGGACACAAAATCTGTCCCCCCCTGTCCCATCCCCACAACATTTGTAACACACCTGTAACTAAAGTAAGCAAACCTTAACTATCCTTTTAGCATAATTTCACCTATAATCAAATACAGATAGTCAATGTGAAAGGAATTACAAACATGAAATGCACGACCTTCCACATATTGGTTATCAGGGGTTGATTAATCCAAACAAATGGCTTGGCATAGCCCGAACCCAATTAATTTCTCAAAATGCCAATCTGGCATCCTTAGAAAAATCCAAGTAATATTACAATTATGTAACAATACAGAAATTTGTTGCATATTGCAGTACAATCGTCCTATAATATGATTGTGTCAACAAAAAGGTAAATTACTTGAATCACAAGAGTAGTATAGTGAAAGAAAAATAGATTGTTGACTTTTACAAAATTCGGTACTATACTACAAAATGGAACTCTTTTTCTCGGTATTTACTAACCCAAGAGGGCAATTCTAGTAATCTTCATACATATGAAGCTGTCCTTTTGGTTTAGTTTAAATATAAAATTCATTTAACTATAGGGAGGAAACAAAACATGAATAAAACTTTAAAAGTTATGACTTCAGCAGCATTATTAGCTGGCGTTGTTACTCCAGTAGCAGTAACGACAGTTGATGCAGCTGGTCAAGGTGGAGTTAAAGTACTTGAAAGTTATACAGTCGATAGAAACTCTGACCAAGATCAAAATATCGCTAGAATTCAGCTTACAGTAAGCAAGAACCAAATCTTAAGAGCAGGCGATAGTGTCATTTTTGAACTGTCAAACAAAGTAGATTTAGACCAAGGGCCTGTCTATAGCTCTGCAAAAGTATTAATTGATGATAAAGCACTTACAGGAGCGTATAAAGGTACGACAACAGCAGATACTTTCCAATTTGAGTTTATAACAGCTTCAAACGGAAACACTAACCAAGTAAAAGTTACTTATAATGGTGGAGCTGTTACTAACACCGGTAATACTGGCTTTACCCAACCTGCTAGTAACGATGCAATAGAACTTACAAAAGATTTAGCAATCGTACTCGATGTTCGCGGTAAAGTTCAAGGAATCACTGGTGACATTACTGTCAACACACTTGTATCTAACAACTCAGCATTCCCTAAAATTAGTGGTGCAGCAATCACTGCTACTAGCAAAGGTGAATTACAATTAAGTGCAAAAAATACTCGCTCATCAAACAATAAGTTTGAATTCGACTTAAGACTTAACGAGTCAGTAGCAGGTGCATTAAGTTCAGCTAATATCGGTAATTCAGGTACAATTAAGTTGAAATTACCTAGCGGATTTAAATGGGATTCTCGTGATAAGGAAAACCTTGATCCAGTATTAGGAGGAAATGGAAAACTTAATGGCGTTAGCTATAGTTTAGGATCTAGCGACAGAGAATTAACAATCACAATTCCTGCATATAACACAGCAGCAGCTAAAGCTGCCTTGCTTGAAGTTTCAAAATTAAAATTCCAAGTAGATGATGAAAGAGTTGCTAAAAAAGGTGATGTAAAAGCTACTGTATCAGGTAGTATTGATGCCGATGTTAGCGAACTACTTGTTGGTAAATACGGTGACTATCAAACAGCTACAGAAGTTGCAGAAGTGAAAGAAGTTTTATCTGGAAAGAAAGAACAAGAACTAGGCAAAGTTATTCTTAAAGAAGAACTTGTAAACACTTGGATTCCAGGCAGAACAGTTACAATTACATTACCAGAATACGCTCGTTGGGATAGAGATGAAACAAATAGTCAAGTGAAATTTGACTACACAGCTGGCAGTGCGACATTTGACAAAGGCAATATTCAATATATAGGTTCAGATGGTCGTACATTAAAGCTTACAGTTAAAGAAGCTGCAAAGAATAATGGAAGAGATGTACTTCGCCACGAAGACCAAGATCCTTCTATTGCAGAAATTACTGGCCTAAATATTTACGTGAAGCCAGGTTATGAAGGCGATGTTAAGGCAGATATTGCTGGAAGTGCTGGTGTAAGCATTAAAGGTGTTACAATCGCTAAAGCTATTAAACCATTCACAATGACAGCATCTAACCTAAGTGATGTTATTATCGGTTCACAAGGTCAAGAAGCAACT
It contains:
- a CDS encoding PD-(D/E)XK nuclease family transposase, whose translation is MENTMPPRHSFWLLPKNDFVFKLLLGTDNKQSKELLIHFLNDLFQVPKGQSIPNVHLKNPHLKKEHLTNKASILDIKAQIPGMGIISIEMQLENQYNMDKRSLFYCAKLIAEQLDDGDNYKKLRKTTAINLLDFNYFNQKNYHSIYHLTERETGTPYPSILELHFIEMKEFKKMRQAGKLDKNDRLAKWIEFFSNEDDSQWRIMASKHPIIKKAVDRLEIISQDPENRHDYEIRLKTLKDMTSFKEGAREEGWLKGIAKGKAEGKIEGKLEVALEMLREGVDLNFIAKFTGLTEEQLLKLQNNLKTDH
- a CDS encoding Rpn family recombination-promoting nuclease/putative transposase, whose product is MNFEKLHQAGELDKNDRLAKWIEFFSNEDDGQWRIMASKHPIIKKAVNRLEIISQNPENRYEYEIRQKTLKDMASFKEGAREEGWLEGIAKGKAEGKIEIAVKILRKGIEIETIAEFTGFTIEKNIRITKNIEKDY
- a CDS encoding copper amine oxidase N-terminal domain-containing protein — encoded protein: MNKTLKVMTSAALLAGVVTPVAVTTVDAAGQGGVKVLESYTVDRNSDQDQNIARIQLTVSKNQILRAGDSVIFELSNKVDLDQGPVYSSAKVLIDDKALTGAYKGTTTADTFQFEFITASNGNTNQVKVTYNGGAVTNTGNTGFTQPASNDAIELTKDLAIVLDVRGKVQGITGDITVNTLVSNNSAFPKISGAAITATSKGELQLSAKNTRSSNNKFEFDLRLNESVAGALSSANIGNSGTIKLKLPSGFKWDSRDKENLDPVLGGNGKLNGVSYSLGSSDRELTITIPAYNTAAAKAALLEVSKLKFQVDDERVAKKGDVKATVSGSIDADVSELLVGKYGDYQTATEVAEVKEVLSGKKEQELGKVILKEELVNTWIPGRTVTITLPEYARWDRDETNSQVKFDYTAGSATFDKGNIQYIGSDGRTLKLTVKEAAKNNGRDVLRHEDQDPSIAEITGLNIYVKPGYEGDVKADIAGSAGVSIKGVTIAKAIKPFTMTASNLSDVIIGSQGQEATADLVIKEVVASAFGDGTDHQYARVTLPQGVKVAARPEVKVTKGDLVIADATYDNPVYGESYIQFRIIADSTEASEVTIKGLNLTLDRTVPVGDVIAKLKGDAVNEWNSEEKKDGVITQYGHDTKGWEDASAATAVVAKVITPAPADATLGEAVFTIGSTSYTVAGETKTMDVAPFVEGGRTYLPLRYVAEAVGVKAQDVLYDNATATVTILKGDRIASTKLGSKTLSVNGQIIPMDVPVKTVNGRTVLPVRYVAQALGRDVEWDQTTQTATVK